aaatcatttttagtaACACTGGAAGCTGCGTACTGCCCTCTGCGGGGACTAAATTATATTGCATGCAGTTCAGTGGTGAAGACGTAACCTACAATACTTACtccattcaaaataaaattcaaGTTCACGTACacggaaacatagaacctgccggcagatcggccccattcggcccccgcctagtcgcccgtttccccTGCTGTAAACACTCagtcgtatgtctatcccatgcgtgagGCCGAATGGGTTTTATCCGTGGTCAAAGTCTATGTCTCTGTAAGTCGGTCAAATGGGAACAGCAACTTAAATATTTACTTGaaccattattatttaatgacgtatagcaccgtcatattccgcggcgctgtacaatagtTAAACAGGACATGAACCAGTCATGCCTCGCAAAATAGTTTGCGAATAAGGTGCGAAGGGCCCTGTTcataagagcttacaatctaggagtATATCTATGTAATCCATGTACAATTAATTATATCCTATGCTACATTACCCTAGTGTTTTCTATTTATATCTATAATAGGCAATATTTTATGTACAATAAGTAATTAATTCATgatatagtgtaatatatagtgtaatatttAGCGTCTCTATGCTGAAGCTGCAGGCTGGGTTACATTATTCAGACTCAGGACATTGAAACCAGGAAACAGAGTCTCTGCGCTCCACACAGAAGAGAGTCCTGGAACGCAGTGACCACACCCCCCACTGGATAACCACCGTCATCCAATCATTTCCTCCGCCTCTGCTGATAGGCGTGACGTGACTCGCTCCCCTTCTTCAGCGCGCGGGAGACCCCGTCGGTCCCTTTTCCCTTCTCGCCTGCACACAGAGAAGGTGAGCGAGGCCCGTTTGGGCCCGAGGGGTTCGTAACCGGGGCCTTTCCGGACGTAGGTTAGCGGGTGGGATGGTGCGGTACAGCGGGGGAAGCGTGTTCGCTTCTCTGTGAGGCCCGGGTGTGGGGTTTCGAGCTGGGTTTGGAAATGTGGTAGTTGCAGCGGCCTAGGCCTTAGGCCTCGACGTTTCCTATGGTTGTGCCCCGTGTGCTGATTCCTCTCTCCGTTATGCTCTCGTTCGTTTTGAGCCTGTCATGTTCACTCATGTTCTGGTGCTTTATACACGGGGTTACTGTATCGGTTACGGTAGTTACGCTTCTAGTGCATGTTTCTGGCTGGTGTCAGGCGCCATGCTGCCGGCTCCTCGTGTGCACCGTCCGCCCTGTTACTGCTGTGTAACTGGGAGGCCAATTAACTAAGACCCCCATCATTTAGCGAGGTGATATCTGGGGCGGGATGCTGCGGTTACAATGGGGGGCCTTGGAATGTTACCCACAGCTCTACATTTAGCAGACATGTGGGCCACGGGGACCCTTGGGTGGCACCGCACCCAATTCATTTCTATTTGGCCATTGAATAAAATGATTGAATGCAGGTTTATTATAATCGATCAGGGTCCTGATTGGTTAAAAGCTGAATCTGTCTAAGGACTGATAAGTGAATGATGAATCGATCCCCGATTTGATCGGTTACTCTGGCATAGATTAATGTCACTGTTTGATTGACAGGtcagcattattattaaatattaaatttctTTGCTTTACAGATGCCTGGCGTAACCGTGAAAGACGTTAACCAGCAGGAGTTTGTCAGGGCCCTGTCTGCCTTCCTCAAGAAGTGAGTAACGTGTGCCGTGTCCGTGAAAGCTTGATGCCTCTTGGTAACGTTTCGGTAAATActgatcttttattttattttttttagatctggCAAACTGAAGGTACCAGAATGGGTCGACACAGTGAAATTGGCAAAACACAAGGAACTGGCCCCATATGATGAAAACTGGTTCTACACCAGAGCAGGTAAGGACTGAGGACTTGGAGTAGGGGCAAGCTTGCTAAAGGTGTGCTATGTGCATATCTGTTATGTTGCTCTCCCCCAGTAAAGACTGCCACAACTGTCTAGTGTGGTATATTTATGACTAGACCTCTTTGTAGGCATCTGACCACCTGTTGTGGTGTTGGCCAACTGTTTCCTAATCTTTCTCTTTACTGTCCTCGCAGCCTCCACCGTACGTCACTTGTACCTCCGAGGTGGTGCCGGAGTCGGTTCCATGACCAAGATCTATGGTGGACGTCAGCGTAATGGTGTTAAGCCAAGTCACTTCAGCAGCGGGTCAAAAAGTGTAGCTAGGAAAGTGCTGCAGGCTCTGGAGAGCCTGAAAATGCTGGAGAAAGACCCCAATGGGTGAGTGCAGATGCAGAACAGAGCGAGTAAATTTCACTCTTTGGAATATTGTGAAACCAGTTGTCTGCTTTCCCAGCAGTGCTGGGGCGAACGTGGTGTAGTCTCCATGGAAACCAAAGGAGTTTTCTTACCTGACCGCTCTTTTACTGTGGTTCAGTGTAATGTAGTCTGTCTTGGGTTTGTGGACAATTCCACCAGAAGATGCAAAAGATTTTAGTGACTTGGTACATTGGTAGACAATCTGTGTTGAATTCTCTACTTCAACTACtgcattatttttcatattgccATGTTCTTTTGCAGAGGTCGCAGACTCACTCCACAAGGACAGAGAGACTTGGACAGAATCGCTGGACAGGTAATGTCTAAAATGTTTGAATACTAGAGGCTGTCGGGATGTATGTAGGTAGTAATAACCCCTCAGAGTAACGTTTGTTGCTCCTTGGGCAAAGCATGGATAGCCCGGGCAATCATGGTATTTTATTATGTGGTCTAAACTTAACTGCAACATTAAATGACCTGGACTGTTTAGCCTATCGAGCAGCGGTTCTAGCGGTTGAGATGAGCACGTAGATCTGCTTAAGGGTTAGGAGAGACTTAAAACTGGTATTAAGTGGCGCGGCAGATACACCACTGCTTGCTGCATAATCTTTCCTGCGCGGCTGCGGCTCATGCATCTCTTCTGCCGTTATTACTGAAGGAACTTGAGGCTTCTGTAATGCCCAAGTGTTTGAAGGTTTCAGTTTGTCGTATATAGGCAACGATGCAGAACACGTGATCAGCTTTCAGAGGTTCTTCACAGTCACTAATTCCCCGCTCTCTGTTTGCAGGTTGCAGCAGCAAGCAAGAAACATTAAATCCATtctaaataaaccaataaacgTGACGTTTCCTGTACCCGGCCTTCTGGTTTCTGTCTTTACATTGCAGGGGCATTTAAATACATCTGTGTGGTAATAAGGTGTAAGTGTCTCTATGAAACTCCTGTTTGGTAGAAATGCTGTTGGTTACAGCTATTTTTTTAAGGCTGCCATTTAAGTTTCAGTGTCCAGTGATGGGGGGAGTGAGATGGAAGCTGCAGTGACAGGTTGCAGTTAGTCTTTACTTAGATGCAGAGTTGCTTGGCAGGCAGTGTGGAACATATTTTCTGGATGTAGTTTGCACTTGAGGGTTTTCAGCAAACTGCCTGGCATGAGCCGATCCTGCTCAATGGCAGACAAACTTTGGCTAAAGCTCCTCACATAGCGTTTTGGACCACGGGAATCCCCAGACAGGTGTGGCCATCCAAGCCGTAAGAGCTTGATGGCCTGCCAGGTTACAGGACGGCTTTACAGCATGTTATAAAAGCCTCTAAAAATGCAGATCTGGGGCAAAAGTATGAATACGGATAATCTGCATTGAACTGTCGGTTAGCCCCCCAACTGTGACATAAAATAACCTGCAATGTAGCTTGGTGCTGTCTGTAAAAGGATTCTCCAGCAGTCTAGAAAGCGGTAATTGGTTTTATTCCCATTCCAACCAATGGAATGATCCACTCAGCAGAAAGATTCTGCTTGTTAAAAGCAGgatgtgatgacatcatagatgGTACAGGGTCTGGCATACGACATTGACAAATGCAATCCTAATAACCAAGCTTACCAATAAACTAATTGAAGTGCTAATTAGAGATACAAAGTATTTCTAAAATTAGGCTCTGAAAATATATCAAGAAGGCATGATTGGGAAATCAGGTCAGGTTACCATTTCCCTGGATTCCGTGATGAAGACCACCTTGAATTTTGCACCAAACTCTCCTTTTAATAAAGAACCTCCATTTGACCTTCAAGTCTGTTTTGCTAATTCTGAAGGCTATTGTGGACTTTATATTGGGCAATATTAATTGCTTTTAGCTGTTTTAATTAAGGGGCTTGACAGTGTccccattttagtttttttaagtgCTCTTTTGTAGGCCATAGTCATCGATATAGACAAACAGACCACGTAGTGTCGTTCCGGAACTCCTGGGTTCTTCATTTCTTGAATCGTTCATCTATTTCCCCGAGCATATAGGATTAAAGTATGAAAACATCTTCCCGATCGTCAATTTGCAGAACATTCAGTGTTGGTGTCTTCAGATAATGATGGAGTTCACCAGAATGAAGCAATTCCAGAAGCATTTGATTCTGATGAAGAGCTCAGTCAAGAGGAGCTTAATGGTTCCTCCAGCCCCAGCCTACTTGAACTGGAATGTGGAGGTATTGATTGTGCAGAGCTGTCTGCAGGGCAAAGGGACTCcaaattgaaattaaatatcGCAGATAAGGTAAAGTGTTTGCCAATTAGACCTCGTCCGTATGTGTGGCTCATTTTATGAGCTGTAGTTTGGATTGTGAAGCGAAAACTTTTAGAAACTAAGAATCTACACtgaggtaaaatatatataattttacctaGGCTTATGAAGATCCCACCCAAGCAAATTTCCACCTAAATGGGTGAAGGAACAGAGGGCAGGATGAGAAGAGCCCTCAAACTAATTCAGTGATAGGAATAGTATTTCTCCTCCACAGATGAGTAGAAACGTTCCATTGTGTTGCCCTTTGTGTCCTGTGTTGGAAGGATATCTGCGTACGAGGGCACATGGAACATGATCGCCTTGGTCATCCTTCACCAATCATGAACCACGCAGCTGGAATATAACCGGCTTCGATAATAATATCAAATGCTCCAGGAGCAGAAGACTCGGCGGTGGTTAATATCTCTCTCCTTGCGTATTGCGTTTCTGAGCTCGGGCCATTAGATGGTGCTGTGAACCAAGACGAGGAGCTGTAGAACGCAGCGATGATTGATAGAACAGTTCGAAGAATGAGTGTACATGTAGCCTTCTTAAATGGAAACCCGTGGGCATCGCCTTATAGGAAGTCTGAGTTTCCTCTTTACAAATTTCAGATCCAAACATGGTTACCCTTGTTCTTCCTCATCAAACTATTTTCCTTCCAAATGACCGTCCACAAAGCGGAGAGAGTCTAGAACACAGGATTGCGGAAGTGTTCTACTACCTACCAGGAACTCTGGTTCCAAAATTCAGACAGAATTTAGAATCTTGGAACTATATTGTGTTTCCACCAGAAATCCCACATTCCGTTTGATTAAAGTCACATTTTCCATATTGGAATGAATCCATCGTATCTCGTCATTCCAAAGCGCTCATTGTAATTTTGACCACAAATAGAGACTACCAGGTTCCCCAAGTCAATAAACCTTACCCAGtgggggcaaatgtctgtaaagggttaattgtaTGAGGGCGCATATGGCATTCTCGGTATTACCGGAAGCAGCAAGAACGGAGTGAGACGGAGCCGTAGAAAAGTAAACACGTACCCAGTACATGCAAATCAGGCCGCGGCATCCTCTGCATATCACAGTAGGAGCTCGTAGGGAATTTCCATAACCTTGTACCAATAAATCCTGCGGCATCAGCTGCCCCTTCCCATATACTGCCTGAGTAAATATATCACACGTATTAACCCGTGCCTGGCTGATCTCCAGGTACTTACAGACTGATATTTCCTTATCGCGGCAGAACATGCCATCTGCACCCTGTCATTTGTCACGCTTATGAGCCGTGTCGGCTCTTCATACCTGTTTCTCCTGTGTTGTGTTGAGATAAGCAATGCATCACGTGATCACAACCCAGCGTGTTTGCGAATAAAGTGTGTTACTCGTTTAGATGCTTCACATGCTGCAGAAATGCATGGAATGGAAACCAGGTCTACGGGAGGTCCTTGGGCGTCGTTGGCGCCTTCTTCGCAGTCCAAGACAAGTGGCTTGCCTGCTCTGGTTCTCCAAGTAAAGAATGCTCCTCCAGGGACAGTTTCCCAATCGAACGTATCCATAGTATCTGTAGCATGCAGAATAACACTTCATTGGGGTAAAACATCTGTTTTTAAGGGCAACAGAATAATAGTAACTCAGAGCTTGCTTCTTATTGGGAAGTGGTGGCAAATAGCCAAGACTGGGGAAGGTTATCAAAGAAACCACAAGGTAACACAACATGGTAACGGGGCCCAGGTGAGTATAAAAACGGAACACGTACCCATGTACGTCATTTGGCAgcggctggccttaaagtgccagagccactTAGTCCACCCCAGTCCAGCCCAGTCCAACCCCGTTCCTCACACGCATTAAGGATGCTACAGAAGGACGATGCTTCGAAGGACTTGCAATGATCTTAAAACATAATGAACACGTTGCTGCGCGAGATCTGTGTCTGCAGTGATAGACGTTATTGGAATGCTGTTCAACATGAAATAAGCAATAATTGGGTAGAGCCGAAAACTGCAGGGAAACGGAGAAAGAGCAAACTATTTCAGAAGGTAAAACACACTAATTAAAAACCTGAAATATGGCTCACTCTCTTAACGGGTCaaagatcattaaaataaaaggctTTCTGGAAGAAAATCACCCCATGCGAGTACTTTACCAGCTCCGACGAATACCAATACATAGATCAAATGAAAAGGCCAATATTGATAAAACCAACAGTTGGTTTTgagttttctttcatttttattgcaaCTCGAATTTGTTTTCCAGATAGCACAATGATGTCAGACGCTCAGTACGACATCATATCCTGCCGCTCCACAATCACTACTCCACAATCACAACGTGGAAATATGGTGGCTAAAACCAGACCTGTTGGTTGGAACTGTTCATTTTATTGAATTATCCTAATGAACTATTGGCTGTTGACGTGAGTGCAGAGATCCTCTGGGAGAGGAGACATCTTACAAGACATCTAGAAAGACAAAATGGTGCCTGGACTGGCTTGATGGATCTCTAGACCATGTTATTGTTCTTTTAAGGTTCTTCTATGCTGGGGATTGGGATGTATTTTCACGCCCAACACACTATTCGCAACAGTCTCATGGAGATTGTAGCACAAAGTCAACAAAACAGATTGTGCGTGAGGTTGGAAGATGGAGGAATGACCTCTGGGCTTTTGGAGAGGCAACATAGGCAATGATAAGAGCAGTTGGAAAGAACATATGGAAGAAAGTGAGTTTatggaggagaaagagagaaaatggaATAGATCTCAAGATGCATGGGACATTATATGAGGCAGACATGGGAAGCAAAGTGGAACGGACTGGAAACAAGAAGAACCGGGTGGaacaagaagaaagaaaatgtccCCAGTAGGTTTTCGGGGGCAGACTTGGTCATTAGCTTAAGATGAGTGAAGATCAAGAGATACAAATATTTACAGGCGAAATGTGAGGTGGTTTGGCCCTGTGTGTATTTTTCTCATGTCTTGACCATATTCTCCACACCATGAATGGTATCAGTAGAGGGAAATTATGCTGGAAAGAGAACAATGTGcctgtttttatattctttattacttttttatgacAGCTATGGAAGTTAGGACGTTCTTATGGAATTCCCAGTGGGACAGGGACTGCTCCTTTCACATATTTCACCTATTAAAAGGTgaaatgggatagacatacggctcctgaatctaagaccagaccaacgactgattaaggtttgagtctttaaagcaggagaaacgggagactagacggggggccggatggggccgatctcccGGCAGAGTCTATGCTTTGAATTCTCCAGTCCAATCCATCCGTTAGCCTCCACCACCTGTCTTATGATCGACGGATGTGTCTTATCATCTTGTCTAAATACAAGAAAAGCATATAGATTATAAATCTAGAAATACTGGAAATCCCGCTTTCTTGTCTTGGCCGCCAGTACGAAAGACATATATGAAAGGGCTCAAATTTGACATTTGAAATGTACTGCTCTCTTACAAATGTGGTGCATTACTATCCTGCCTTCAGTAGGTTGAATCATCTTTTATTGTATCTCCGAAATAAAGAGCAATGTTTGTTCTCTGGGCAACCGGTCATTAGACTCACTAAAAGCAAATAATTTCTTCTACATCCACCCAACGCTTTCCAAAGCCGCTTGGAAATAaaggcacagcctccatagcaagttgcgttaaacattttttttattctattaaaaaaaacggtACTTTTGCTGAAAATATGAAGTCTCATATTGATCGATACAACAAACAATGGGATGTTTACTGGCCAGAGCCGAATCATTCCCAGAGATGGTATTAAAGAGGCTGATAGCACCAGACTACGCAACGTGGCCTAAAGATTGGTATCCTATTAGCCGAAATTGTCCAAGTTCACCGGTTCTTAATGGCCAAGACATCCGCGAAGAATGGTGACACTTATCGGAGGAATACACAGAAAATAGTGTTATAATGAAAATGGAAGAATGGGGCGAAAATGTTAATTATGGAACTGGTCTTTGAGAACAAAGTGGGAGACATTTGCGACACCTTTTAGATGTCTCCATCAGATGAGCATTGAAGACCTTAGAGGTCCATCTGAACAATTGACCATTTTTTGACCCTACATCTTACTCTATAAATGCTGGTCTTCTAAACTGTATCTCGAGGTTCTTCTCAAAGAGGGATGTATTAGGAATCCACtgaaattaatgaaataatgGTTGTTTAAATCAATTGACCATAAATATAAGGCGGCTCTACGTGCACCCGATTAATATTAAGTTACGGCTCAAACGGGGTGTTTTGGTGGTTACTGGTTAAATTCCACGGAAGCTCTGTAGCTGTTAAACACAAGATACAATGATATTTTGAGCATGGATTCCTGGGCTTGAGAATGAGACTTTGATGAGGATAGATGTCACAACACAGTTTGAAAAGTTCCCACTTTTGTGTCACCCCTCAGTGATTGGGAAAAAACGTAATGGACCATCAATGTCTTCTGTCTGCGCCGCCCCGCTGTGTGCTCTACATGGGCCATTGGGCTCCCGTGTTTGGATGTCATCATGCAGAGAGAAATATCCGAGAGGTGCCAAGATTTATTTCGCTGCTGTCTCGGCCATCTCTAGCTGTGTCACTTTGTGACTGTACCTTCTACCAGTTTGAAAAACAAGGAACCAGCGGGAGAAAACTCGCCCCGCGCCTCGAGATTCAGAACGTTGGTATTTTGCAGTTAATAGGATCTGATTCTTGgtaaatttaaagaaaaccaaACAAGTAGTTAATTGATTTGCCACAAGTAAAACACCACCGCTTCCTTTTTGGCTCATCCATGTATCAGGACGAGGTCCACTTGGCTCATGCATGGTCATGGAGAGCCAGGCTGTGTGTTTTTGTCGGTATTCCACGGGAAGAGTTAACTTTGTATCTTCCTTAACATAAACAGCTTAACCTGTCTAAAATGATATCACCAATTCACAGCTCCTCTCTGATTAGAAGAGAAAGAGCAGAAATTAGCATGTGGTGTGAGACTTCAACTAATGTATTCAGTATCGTTTCTAAATCAacgacaacaacaacaaaaaacccatGGTTCTTCTACGTGGGTATCTAGAATGccgaaaaataaagaaatgggtGAGAACAACTCCAAATGCTTTAAATTGCAAGATCCTATCATCAATTACTCCCAACAAGATAACATTCCTTGAAAAATCACTCTAGAATTCATGAGACCTTCTCAAAAACCCAACGAGGAACCAGACAGGAGCCACCTTCCCACAGTTCTTCATAAAACACTCAACAAATTGAGATTTAAAGCTATAATTTTCCTGGTTAAGCCTCGAAGAGTCACCCAAAAACTCATCTGAGGTTCAGACAGATGCACAGATGGACCGAGGAAACGGGTCAAGGAGATGTAGGACTGGGCTATTCTTTAATGACCGCTTTCGACCTTTactgccccccaaaaaaatactttcgttaagtttttttaaatcattaggAGTGACAACTGTATTTTTGAGCCATACTTGGAACCTTATTAATAATAGACTTGCGTTTCAGGTAGCAGAGGACACCTTAACACAAAGAGATTGGGTCCACCAACAACATCCGTAACAAGATGTCAGATTACTTATCAATAAATACCCTCAGAACATCGTAGAATTGCCTTGTAGGCCACCTAAGGGGCTTGCCAAGCATTGAACGAGCAGATTAGGTGGGCTCctatctgccgtcacattctatgtttctaaggtGACCATAGTCCTGGAATGTAAAGGACCGTTGGGTATCCCTCCTGGGGTCTGGTATTGTTTTAATCTGCCGTACAAACATATCTGCAATCCTCATGGTTCTGAAAGACTGACAATCTTTGATCCTCTTGTTAGCGGAGAAACACTGGTCTGACCGGCCCCTGTTAGTGTAATTATGAAACATTTTGCTGGAAACattttgacaaaataaaaagcctACAGGAACGTCTTTTTTCTGATGCACCGACCCTGCCTGGTAGCGCCTGATGTGACAAAAAAGTGTAAACGCGGCAAACCGCTGCGTGTCGGCTGAACAGCCACATATAGCGGTAAAGCCGTCTGCCACCTCTCTGTAACACTTTCAATTATTTCCACAGCTTCTCGGATAACATTACCAGCTTCGTTTAACCACACGAgcgtttattaataattaatatgcctgattttaaatgttgcaattgcgttatttatttattttttttaatcgagaaattagaaattaaaatgtaatcctACGTAtaacctttaaataaaatactgccaAAATACCCAAAGGATCCTTTGAATTCCTGGTCCATCCGATTGTATCTGAAATGTTCCactgtttccctttaaatatatataattttaatgaaactcaatgaaaatcatgttaaaaatgacattttaacagttttgtgTGCTCCCAGATTGATCTTGCTTCTTAGGCCACAAACAGAACTGGTTCACACCAGGTAGCTGTGGACATCTTGACCTGGAGTGATCTAGGTGGCAGGAGAAAGTATTATGTTATAAGAAAACATCATTCCCTGCTTTAGACACATTTTTATCTCCCTGCTGAGTCAGCAGCAGCCATGTGATTAGAATATAGCTGCATTAAGCCCGCCCCCGAAGTTCTTCCATGTGTTACCGCGGGGGAGTGTGCAAGAGCTAGATCCACCAATGCTCTTAGAGATCTAAAATAAGTAATTAGGAGGGGGAGACATGATCGTGGTGGATACCGGATAGGGATAGTGATTACAAAAgggaaataatgtatattaacgtATGTTTTATCTCATAATCCCCATTGTTAATAACTCCCATCTCTCCTGCgtacaacaaaatatattaatagccTGGTTTTGAGTACGCAGTGGCAATTACGTGGTTAATTTGTTACTCGCTGGCAGAATAAGCTTacgttaaaaaatatattttatgtaatatttgtctCTCCCCCTGCTGCTCTCCAAAGTAGTTTGCTATTAATTAATGGCATATTGAGTTACACACTAATGATATCATCGCCTTAATTACCTGCACATTGGGCTTATAGACGCTTTCAGCCGCTTACCTCTCTGGCCCGTAGGTGGCGCTGTCTGCCAAGGCCCTGGCAGCGTCCCCGGCTGGATTGCGCCGGTGACTTCTAATTATCCCGTGAGATACATTCGTTTGGAATATTTTACTGCGTAGACGACAAGACCAATAACAATCCGCCGGGCGACTTTCTTAAAGCAGGGTGTGGATGGAAACGAGAATAATCGTCATGTTTGATTAATAAAGTTCATTAGTGAAAGAGCTTACACACATGGGGCTTGCAGGTCGATGCATTCCGCTCGGAATTATATTGATACGCGGAGAAACTGAAAGTATCTCATGAtactagatttttttatttatttgatcccGTTATAATCCccttttttggagtttttttttcctttttttgaccATGCGGAATGATATATCCAGGAGCCTTCATGGTTTGGGTTTTTACCCCATTTTCAGGGTCCTTGGAGAGTTCGTCACCCATTCCACATACTCCAAACTCCTTTGAAAGTGAGTTTacggtacatttatttttatagcgccagcagattccgtagcgctgttacaataagaGGTAATGAAGATAAATGAAAGCTGAAAATGACATAAGACACTGGCACAGAAGGAAGGGAGCATACAATCTAGTTGATTTGAGAAAGACCCACCCCTTTGTCCAACTAGCTATGGCTTTTTATCTCAGCCACGCCCCCGAGGAACTGAAGAAGGAGCGCTGTGATGGCTTCAACCCT
This window of the Spea bombifrons isolate aSpeBom1 chromosome 12, aSpeBom1.2.pri, whole genome shotgun sequence genome carries:
- the RPS19 gene encoding 40S ribosomal protein S19, whose translation is MPGVTVKDVNQQEFVRALSAFLKKSGKLKVPEWVDTVKLAKHKELAPYDENWFYTRAASTVRHLYLRGGAGVGSMTKIYGGRQRNGVKPSHFSSGSKSVARKVLQALESLKMLEKDPNGGRRLTPQGQRDLDRIAGQVAAASKKH